A window of the Osmia lignaria lignaria isolate PbOS001 chromosome 2, iyOsmLign1, whole genome shotgun sequence genome harbors these coding sequences:
- the Oatp26F gene encoding organic anion transporting polypeptide 26F isoform X2: MVVNGFVNVVITTIERRFGLRSSQTGLIAGGYDIASFLILVPVSYLGGRSKASKPRYIGIGVLVLGIGSLLFASPHYLAGPYRGGQQSENMCQRVNNTSSRSISCNGSMGQTDQEPYSGLYLIIFLMAQLLHGAGSAPFYTLGVTYIDENVSKKMSSVYVGIFYTMAIIGPALGYVIGGELLKLYTDFLTVDPSEIGLTPDSNVWVGAWWIGFLGAAVLCFVIAIPILAFPPALPGSEELAKERVSEAHEKQSKQSPSSESGEAFSKIRELPRALTDLLGNPGFFMLNLAGASEGLLIAGFAAFLPKLIENQFNVSASSAALLMGLVTVPAGGGGTFLGGYLIKRFNLPCSGILKFCLLATASCIAFTLCFVLNCPNLNFAGVTVPYSGQTKKSFSLDDACNNNCGCSRSEFSPICGVDGITYYSPCHAGCYQETRINDVEVYSDCACIRAPPINLTTGSDVITYEAINTTCNTSCSYLWPFIALAFCNMLITFLCTMPALSATLRVVRDDQRSFALGIQWIKVRILGTIPAPMVFGALIDDTCILWNETCEGRGACLVYDNLYMSRYMLALAFIGKAASLLFFFLAWWTYIPPGSRQADQNSREEPTTTLMLNDTSHETPTTPATINPIIDA; the protein is encoded by the exons ATGGTGGTGAACGGTTTTGTAAACGTCGTTATCACCACGATAGAGAGGAGATTCGGTTTGAGGTCGTCGCAAACTGGTCTGATAGCAGGAGGATACGACATAGCTAGTTTTCTGATCCTTGTCCCAGTTAGTTATCTGGGTGGACGTTCGAAAGCATCGAAACCAAG gTATATAGGTATAGGAGTTCTAGTCTTAGGCATAGGAAGTCTGCTATTCGCGTCACCCCATTACCTTGCCGGACCCTACAGAGGTGGCCAGCAATCAGAAAACATGTGCCAGAGGGTGAATAACACCTCGTCCCGTTCA ATATCCTGTAATGGATCCATGGGTCAAACAGACCAGGAGCCGTACAGTGGATTGTACTTAATTATCTTCCTAATGGCCCAACTTCTTCACGGTGCGGGTTCCGCTCCTTTTTACACTCTAGGTGTCACCTACATAGACGAGAACGTGTCGAAGAAAATGTCCTCTGTATACGTGG GAATTTTCTACACGATGGCCATAATAGGACCCGCGTTAGGCTACGTAATTGGAGGCGAACTGTTGAAGCTGTACACGGATTTCCTCACGGTGGACCCGTCCGA AATTGGTTTAACACCGGACAGTAACGTGTGGGTCGGAGCATGGTGGATAGGTTTTCTAGGGGCTGCGGTTTTGTGTTTCGTCATTGCTATACCGATCTTGGCGTTTCCTCCCGCGTTGCCAG GTTCCGAGGAATTAGCCAAGGAAAGAGTATCGGAAGCGCACGAGAAACAATCGAAGCAATCGCCCTCGAGCGAAAGCGGGGAGGCATTTTCAAAAATACGCGAACTGCCACGAGCACTGACCGATCTGCTCGGTAATCCGGGCTTTTTCATGTTGAACCTGGCAGGTGCAAGTGAAGGATTACTTATAGCTGGTTTCGCTGCGTTTCTACCGAAGCTGATCGAAAATCAATTCAACGTCAGCGCTAGCTCAGCCGCGTTACTAATGG gtTTGGTGACCGTGCCTGCAGGCGGCGGGGGTACCTTTCTCGGTGGTTATCTCATAAAACGCTTTAATCTGCCCTGTTCGGGCATTTTGAAGTTCTGTCTGCTGGCCACCGCTTCCTGTATCGCTTTCACTTTGTGTTTCGTTTTAAATTGCCCGAATTTGAACTTTGCTGGAGTTACGGTACCCTATTCAGGCCAGACCAA aaaatcttTCTCGTTGGATGACGCGTGCAATAACAACTGCGGTTGTTCAAGATCAGAATTTAGTCCAATATGCGGTGTGGATGGAATCACGTACTATTCCCCGTGCCATGCAGGATGTTATCAGGAAACGCGAATAAACGATGTCGAA gTATACTCGGACTGCGCCTGCATACGCGCACCACCGATTAACTTAACTACCGGAAGCGATGTTATAACCTACGAGGCGATAAATACAACTTGCAACACGTCGTGTTCCTATCTGTGGCCCTTTATAGCCCTAGCCTTTTGCAATATGCTTATTACATTTCTCTGCACCATGCCAGCACTATCGGCGACCCTTCGGGTCGTTCGAGACGACCAAAGGTCGTTCGCTTTGGGTATTCAGTGGATTAAAGTTAGGATACTGGGCACCATACCAGCACCCATGGTTTTTGGTGCTCTTATAGACGATACTTGTATCTTGTGGAACGAGACATGCGAGGGCAGAGGAGCTTGCCTCGTTTATGACAATTTATATATGAGCAG GTACATGCTGGCGTTAGCTTTTATCGGCAAGGCAGcatcccttcttttctttttcttagccTGGTGGACGTATATTCCACCTGGAAGCAGACAAGCTGATCAAAATTCAAGGGAAGAACCAACGACGACGTTAATGTTAAACGATACATCACACGAAACACCGACCACGCCGGCGACAATAAATCCTATAATTGACGCGTAA
- the Oatp26F gene encoding organic anion transporting polypeptide 26F isoform X1 translates to MAGVDNLAYDAPKTQSAVPDMHETLSSFPEQFGDGPRKPEIKPDAPKESDRSTDNPKCGWLWFRPISLQKFRTAKWALFWLCWTGAIQGMVVNGFVNVVITTIERRFGLRSSQTGLIAGGYDIASFLILVPVSYLGGRSKASKPRYIGIGVLVLGIGSLLFASPHYLAGPYRGGQQSENMCQRVNNTSSRSISCNGSMGQTDQEPYSGLYLIIFLMAQLLHGAGSAPFYTLGVTYIDENVSKKMSSVYVGIFYTMAIIGPALGYVIGGELLKLYTDFLTVDPSEIGLTPDSNVWVGAWWIGFLGAAVLCFVIAIPILAFPPALPGSEELAKERVSEAHEKQSKQSPSSESGEAFSKIRELPRALTDLLGNPGFFMLNLAGASEGLLIAGFAAFLPKLIENQFNVSASSAALLMGLVTVPAGGGGTFLGGYLIKRFNLPCSGILKFCLLATASCIAFTLCFVLNCPNLNFAGVTVPYSGQTKKSFSLDDACNNNCGCSRSEFSPICGVDGITYYSPCHAGCYQETRINDVEVYSDCACIRAPPINLTTGSDVITYEAINTTCNTSCSYLWPFIALAFCNMLITFLCTMPALSATLRVVRDDQRSFALGIQWIKVRILGTIPAPMVFGALIDDTCILWNETCEGRGACLVYDNLYMSRYMLALAFIGKAASLLFFFLAWWTYIPPGSRQADQNSREEPTTTLMLNDTSHETPTTPATINPIIDA, encoded by the exons TCGGCGGTGCCGGACATGCACGAGACACTGTCTAGTTTTCCGGAACAGTTCGGAGACGGTCCGAGGAAACCGGAAATAAAGCCGGACGCGCCGAAGGAATCGGACAGGTCGACGGATAATCCAAAGTGTGGCTGGTTATGGTTCAGGCCCATCTCCTTGCAGAAATTTCGAACCGCGAAATGGGCGTTATTCTGGCTGTGTTGGACAGGTGCAATACAag gAATGGTGGTGAACGGTTTTGTAAACGTCGTTATCACCACGATAGAGAGGAGATTCGGTTTGAGGTCGTCGCAAACTGGTCTGATAGCAGGAGGATACGACATAGCTAGTTTTCTGATCCTTGTCCCAGTTAGTTATCTGGGTGGACGTTCGAAAGCATCGAAACCAAG gTATATAGGTATAGGAGTTCTAGTCTTAGGCATAGGAAGTCTGCTATTCGCGTCACCCCATTACCTTGCCGGACCCTACAGAGGTGGCCAGCAATCAGAAAACATGTGCCAGAGGGTGAATAACACCTCGTCCCGTTCA ATATCCTGTAATGGATCCATGGGTCAAACAGACCAGGAGCCGTACAGTGGATTGTACTTAATTATCTTCCTAATGGCCCAACTTCTTCACGGTGCGGGTTCCGCTCCTTTTTACACTCTAGGTGTCACCTACATAGACGAGAACGTGTCGAAGAAAATGTCCTCTGTATACGTGG GAATTTTCTACACGATGGCCATAATAGGACCCGCGTTAGGCTACGTAATTGGAGGCGAACTGTTGAAGCTGTACACGGATTTCCTCACGGTGGACCCGTCCGA AATTGGTTTAACACCGGACAGTAACGTGTGGGTCGGAGCATGGTGGATAGGTTTTCTAGGGGCTGCGGTTTTGTGTTTCGTCATTGCTATACCGATCTTGGCGTTTCCTCCCGCGTTGCCAG GTTCCGAGGAATTAGCCAAGGAAAGAGTATCGGAAGCGCACGAGAAACAATCGAAGCAATCGCCCTCGAGCGAAAGCGGGGAGGCATTTTCAAAAATACGCGAACTGCCACGAGCACTGACCGATCTGCTCGGTAATCCGGGCTTTTTCATGTTGAACCTGGCAGGTGCAAGTGAAGGATTACTTATAGCTGGTTTCGCTGCGTTTCTACCGAAGCTGATCGAAAATCAATTCAACGTCAGCGCTAGCTCAGCCGCGTTACTAATGG gtTTGGTGACCGTGCCTGCAGGCGGCGGGGGTACCTTTCTCGGTGGTTATCTCATAAAACGCTTTAATCTGCCCTGTTCGGGCATTTTGAAGTTCTGTCTGCTGGCCACCGCTTCCTGTATCGCTTTCACTTTGTGTTTCGTTTTAAATTGCCCGAATTTGAACTTTGCTGGAGTTACGGTACCCTATTCAGGCCAGACCAA aaaatcttTCTCGTTGGATGACGCGTGCAATAACAACTGCGGTTGTTCAAGATCAGAATTTAGTCCAATATGCGGTGTGGATGGAATCACGTACTATTCCCCGTGCCATGCAGGATGTTATCAGGAAACGCGAATAAACGATGTCGAA gTATACTCGGACTGCGCCTGCATACGCGCACCACCGATTAACTTAACTACCGGAAGCGATGTTATAACCTACGAGGCGATAAATACAACTTGCAACACGTCGTGTTCCTATCTGTGGCCCTTTATAGCCCTAGCCTTTTGCAATATGCTTATTACATTTCTCTGCACCATGCCAGCACTATCGGCGACCCTTCGGGTCGTTCGAGACGACCAAAGGTCGTTCGCTTTGGGTATTCAGTGGATTAAAGTTAGGATACTGGGCACCATACCAGCACCCATGGTTTTTGGTGCTCTTATAGACGATACTTGTATCTTGTGGAACGAGACATGCGAGGGCAGAGGAGCTTGCCTCGTTTATGACAATTTATATATGAGCAG GTACATGCTGGCGTTAGCTTTTATCGGCAAGGCAGcatcccttcttttctttttcttagccTGGTGGACGTATATTCCACCTGGAAGCAGACAAGCTGATCAAAATTCAAGGGAAGAACCAACGACGACGTTAATGTTAAACGATACATCACACGAAACACCGACCACGCCGGCGACAATAAATCCTATAATTGACGCGTAA